From Mucilaginibacter rubeus, a single genomic window includes:
- a CDS encoding PLP-dependent aminotransferase family protein, whose amino-acid sequence MESPVISTDNDFLYAQIAARIEKQIKQNLLKPGDKLPSVRMLSQEQGISLSTAYKAYVELENMGLIEARTKSGYYVKYLPARFTSVPETKPPVSKVEQVGVAEMIAMVYRNMSEDSVIQLSRSSPPLSLIPMAKLSKSMLESIRNSPTGNITYENPQGNMALRKQVAKNAFNWGGNITGDDVVTTQGCLEALIFCLRALTKPGDTIAIESPTYFGIFNVMLSLDLKVLEIPVNPDTGLDLEYLERAMDEVPVKVCLFVTNFSNPIGVCMADERKQQLVRLLTKKQIPLIEDDIYGEIYFGKSRPRTCKSYDTEGLVILCSSVSKSIAPGYRVGWCIPGRFKEQVLNIKMMHSIASATPTQAAIGHFFETGRYDLHMRHLRKALYTQCLRYTQAIATHFPAGTKISRPQGGYALWIELDKKVNAFELYQAAMEHNISIAPGQIFSVDGRFNNFIRISFGLAFDDVVEESFRVLGKLVKQLS is encoded by the coding sequence ATGGAAAGCCCGGTAATCAGTACAGATAACGATTTTTTGTATGCACAGATAGCTGCCCGCATAGAAAAACAGATCAAACAAAACCTGCTCAAGCCGGGAGATAAGCTGCCATCGGTAAGGATGCTAAGCCAGGAACAGGGCATTAGCCTGAGTACGGCTTATAAGGCTTATGTGGAGCTGGAAAATATGGGTTTGATAGAGGCCCGCACCAAATCGGGCTATTATGTAAAATACCTGCCTGCTCGTTTTACCAGCGTGCCGGAAACCAAGCCCCCGGTTAGTAAAGTGGAGCAGGTTGGCGTTGCCGAAATGATTGCCATGGTTTACCGCAACATGTCCGAAGACAGCGTGATACAGTTGTCCCGCTCGTCGCCACCCCTGAGTTTGATTCCGATGGCTAAGCTCAGTAAATCCATGCTCGAGTCTATTCGTAACAGTCCCACCGGAAATATCACTTATGAAAATCCGCAGGGTAATATGGCTTTACGCAAGCAAGTGGCAAAAAATGCCTTTAACTGGGGCGGCAACATTACCGGGGATGATGTGGTTACTACACAAGGCTGCCTGGAGGCTTTGATATTTTGCCTGCGGGCACTTACCAAACCCGGCGACACCATCGCCATTGAAAGCCCTACCTATTTCGGCATTTTTAATGTGATGCTAAGCCTCGACCTTAAAGTACTGGAAATCCCAGTTAACCCGGATACCGGCCTCGACCTGGAATACCTGGAGCGGGCAATGGATGAAGTACCAGTAAAGGTATGCCTGTTTGTCACCAATTTTAGTAACCCCATAGGTGTTTGCATGGCCGACGAGCGTAAACAACAACTGGTGCGCCTGTTGACCAAAAAGCAGATTCCCTTAATTGAAGACGATATTTACGGCGAGATCTATTTTGGCAAAAGCCGGCCGCGAACCTGCAAAAGCTATGATACCGAGGGTCTGGTGATCCTATGTTCATCAGTTTCCAAATCTATAGCGCCGGGCTATAGGGTAGGCTGGTGCATCCCCGGACGGTTTAAGGAGCAGGTGCTGAATATCAAAATGATGCATAGTATAGCCTCCGCTACCCCCACGCAGGCAGCTATCGGTCATTTTTTTGAAACCGGACGGTATGACCTGCACATGCGGCACCTACGTAAAGCGCTATACACCCAATGCCTGAGGTATACGCAGGCTATAGCGACACACTTTCCGGCGGGTACAAAAATAAGCAGGCCGCAGGGCGGTTATGCCCTTTGGATTGAGCTGGATAAAAAGGTTAACGCCTTTGAACTTTATCAGGCGGCTATGGAGCATAACATCAGTATAGCTCCAGGCCAGATCTTTAGCGTGGACGGGCGTTTTAACAATTTTATCCGCATTAGCTTTGGATTAGCTTTTGATGATGTGGTAGAAGAGAGTTTCAGGGTATTAGGAAAATTGGTAAAGCAACTTTCTTAA
- a CDS encoding sensor histidine kinase: MTRLSVDTLNQNWLFKYKLYHIPFWCVYHYFWFTIAVANPVAAAKSMFFSAYSVKMLAYVVLQAFAVYFNLYYLMPRYMKKGSLTKYVIYLSLTAICASSLINGGYYLSAFFAGCSVKTMFGVDPDNFMYFYNTSFPSTIASMTLGMSIKLTKNWLQTQHRQQLLEKEKLETELKFLKYQFNPHFLFNSINSIFFLIHKNPGMASASLAKFSELLRYQLYECNDHQIPLGKELTYLENFIELEKLRQNNNVHVTFEADEPMPGHLGIAPFILMTFVENAFKHVSKDAGQPNWIGIKLGLTNNLLDFSVANSTSNEPGIEVLDYGGIGLKNVKRRLDLIYPDLHKLEIQNTGNRFEVHLQLTLAELEQSATTLQMATL, translated from the coding sequence ATGACCAGATTATCCGTAGATACTTTAAACCAGAACTGGTTGTTTAAATACAAGCTGTACCACATTCCGTTTTGGTGCGTGTACCATTATTTCTGGTTCACTATAGCGGTGGCTAATCCTGTGGCCGCTGCCAAATCCATGTTTTTTTCAGCCTATAGTGTCAAGATGCTGGCTTATGTGGTTTTGCAGGCATTTGCGGTTTATTTTAACCTATACTACCTCATGCCCAGGTATATGAAAAAGGGCAGTCTTACAAAATACGTTATCTACCTTTCGTTAACGGCAATTTGCGCGTCGTCACTTATTAATGGAGGTTATTATTTGAGCGCATTCTTCGCGGGCTGTTCGGTTAAAACAATGTTCGGGGTTGATCCGGATAACTTCATGTATTTCTATAATACCTCATTCCCTTCAACCATAGCCAGCATGACCTTAGGTATGAGCATCAAGCTGACTAAAAACTGGCTTCAAACCCAGCATCGCCAGCAATTACTCGAAAAAGAGAAACTGGAAACCGAGCTCAAATTCCTCAAGTATCAGTTTAACCCGCACTTCCTGTTCAACAGTATCAACTCTATATTTTTCCTGATCCATAAAAATCCGGGAATGGCATCCGCTTCCCTTGCCAAATTTTCGGAGTTGTTACGATATCAACTTTACGAGTGCAACGACCATCAGATCCCCCTGGGAAAAGAGCTCACCTACCTCGAAAATTTTATCGAACTGGAAAAACTTCGCCAAAACAACAACGTGCATGTCACTTTTGAAGCTGATGAACCGATGCCCGGGCATTTAGGGATAGCCCCCTTCATACTCATGACCTTTGTAGAAAACGCTTTTAAACATGTATCAAAAGATGCGGGGCAGCCCAACTGGATCGGTATTAAACTTGGGTTAACGAATAACCTGCTTGACTTTTCAGTCGCCAACAGTACCTCCAACGAGCCGGGTATCGAAGTATTAGACTACGGCGGCATCGGTCTGAAAAATGTTAAACGCAGGCTTGATCTGATCTACCCCGATCTTCATAAACTGGAGATTCAAAATACTGGTAACCGCTTTGAGGTACACCTGCAATTGACTTTGGCCGAACTGGAACAATCGGCCACAACCCTTCAAATGGCCACCCTATGA
- a CDS encoding LytR/AlgR family response regulator transcription factor gives MMNCVIIDDEPLAREGLASYVREVDFLNLTGTCENPLELIKLLDREAIDLIFLDIQMPKMNGIDFLKIMQKPPMVIITTAYPSYALEGFQLNVLDYLLKPITFDRFFKSANKAKDYHRLLCNSVQPGAPKTETDEGYFFIKCGNKYEKIYFDEILYVEGMQNYVTIFTTKAKYVTLLNLKSLEQNLDSKLFIRVHKSYIVSTGKIDGIEGNDIFIGQHRVPISRNYREQVIQQVVTNKLWDKIKFS, from the coding sequence ATGATGAACTGTGTAATAATTGACGATGAACCTTTGGCCCGGGAAGGATTGGCCAGCTATGTACGCGAGGTAGATTTCTTGAACTTAACAGGCACCTGCGAAAACCCGCTTGAACTCATCAAACTGCTCGACCGTGAAGCCATTGACCTGATATTCCTGGATATCCAGATGCCAAAAATGAACGGGATTGATTTTTTAAAGATCATGCAAAAACCGCCCATGGTGATCATCACCACAGCCTATCCAAGTTACGCGCTGGAAGGCTTCCAGCTCAATGTGCTTGATTACCTGCTGAAGCCCATCACTTTCGACCGCTTTTTCAAATCGGCCAATAAGGCTAAAGATTATCACCGGCTGCTTTGTAATTCGGTCCAGCCCGGCGCGCCAAAAACAGAAACTGATGAGGGATATTTTTTTATCAAATGCGGCAACAAGTATGAGAAGATCTATTTTGATGAGATCCTGTATGTTGAGGGCATGCAGAATTATGTGACCATTTTTACCACTAAGGCCAAATACGTTACGCTGTTAAACCTTAAAAGCCTGGAACAAAACCTGGATAGTAAATTGTTTATTCGCGTGCATAAATCATACATTGTATCTACCGGTAAAATTGATGGTATTGAAGGGAACGATATTTTTATCGGCCAGCATCGTGTGCCCATAAGCCGCAATTACCGCGAGCAGGTGATACAGCAGGTTGTTACCAATAAACTATGGGATAAAATAAAATTTTCATGA
- a CDS encoding DUF1801 domain-containing protein: MAKNTNKTTENESSVADFINTIADETKRADSFKLVELMEEASGQKAKMWGPAIVGFGSYHYKYESGREGDAPLIAFSPRKSSLTLYLPSFESKEQLLQKLGKHKQSGGCTHIIKLTDVDAAVLTQLLSESFKHAETTHCK; the protein is encoded by the coding sequence ATGGCCAAAAACACCAATAAAACCACCGAAAACGAAAGCAGCGTTGCCGATTTCATTAACACCATAGCCGATGAAACTAAACGCGCCGACAGCTTTAAACTTGTCGAACTGATGGAAGAAGCCAGTGGACAAAAAGCAAAAATGTGGGGACCGGCTATTGTGGGTTTTGGCAGCTATCATTACAAATATGAAAGCGGTCGCGAAGGTGACGCACCGCTCATCGCTTTTTCACCGCGCAAGAGTTCCCTCACACTTTATCTTCCAAGCTTTGAGAGCAAAGAACAGCTGCTTCAAAAATTAGGAAAACATAAGCAAAGCGGCGGTTGTACACATATTATTAAGTTAACCGATGTTGACGCCGCTGTGCTAACGCAATTGCTTAGCGAATCGTTTAAGCACGCCGAAACAACGCACTGTAAGTAA
- a CDS encoding GNAT family N-acetyltransferase → MELQVIDYQPQHAPYFEKFNKAWLEEYFTVEPFDKWVLENPDEAIIKTGGSIYFVTSNQKIIGTVALRYIEEGVYELTKMAVDKDHRGGGAGQFLCQTGIDKARELGVKKLILFSSRVLENAIHIYRKLGFTEIPVEPGTYKRADIMMEINFINN, encoded by the coding sequence ATGGAACTACAGGTTATCGATTATCAGCCCCAACATGCCCCCTACTTTGAAAAATTTAATAAGGCATGGCTTGAAGAGTATTTTACCGTTGAGCCTTTTGATAAATGGGTTTTGGAAAATCCGGACGAGGCCATCATCAAAACTGGCGGAAGTATTTACTTTGTTACTTCAAACCAAAAAATTATTGGAACCGTAGCCCTGCGCTATATTGAAGAGGGCGTTTATGAGCTTACCAAAATGGCGGTAGATAAAGATCACCGCGGCGGGGGCGCAGGTCAGTTTTTGTGTCAAACAGGAATTGATAAAGCTCGGGAGCTTGGCGTAAAAAAACTGATATTGTTTTCGAGCAGGGTATTGGAAAATGCCATCCACATTTACCGCAAATTGGGTTTTACCGAAATACCGGTTGAACCGGGCACCTACAAACGTGCCGATATCATGATGGAAATAAATTTTATTAATAACTAA